From the Rhodanobacter soli genome, one window contains:
- a CDS encoding pilus assembly PilX family protein: MNRVPAPSSMFATQPCCRGGFSPSRRADQRGAALVVALILLVVITLVGLAAVRGTVMQQKMANNLYDRQVAFQNAEAAMRAAAALVPTNPGIIARNCQAASVVCLGNPFTDPQFPTGKIQTVAAGTAAGQFTVGSVAAGQPQYVVENMGNWVDTTSSTGFNQSANSQNYGAQGTSTTAVYYRITARSGDPAVVGDRAVVMLQATIKQR; this comes from the coding sequence ATGAACCGTGTTCCCGCACCCTCATCCATGTTCGCGACGCAACCATGCTGCCGTGGCGGCTTTTCGCCGTCGCGTCGCGCCGACCAGCGCGGAGCGGCGCTGGTGGTGGCGCTGATCCTGCTGGTGGTGATCACCCTGGTCGGGCTGGCCGCGGTACGCGGCACCGTCATGCAGCAGAAGATGGCGAACAACCTGTACGACCGCCAGGTCGCCTTCCAGAATGCCGAGGCGGCCATGCGTGCAGCGGCCGCCCTGGTTCCCACCAATCCCGGCATCATCGCGCGCAACTGCCAGGCCGCCAGCGTGGTGTGCCTGGGCAATCCGTTCACCGATCCCCAGTTCCCGACCGGCAAGATCCAGACGGTAGCCGCCGGCACCGCGGCGGGGCAGTTCACGGTCGGCAGCGTCGCCGCCGGCCAGCCGCAGTACGTGGTGGAGAACATGGGCAACTGGGTCGATACCACCTCCAGCACCGGTTTCAACCAGAGCGCCAACTCGCAGAATTACGGCGCGCAGGGAACATCCACCACGGCGGTGTACTACCGCATCACTGCGCGCAGCGGCGACCCCGCCGTGGTCGGCGACCGTGCCGTGGTGATGTTGCAGGCGACGATCAAGCAGCGCTGA
- a CDS encoding PilW family protein, producing the protein MIRRGAARHMPKSMKPLAGFTLIELMVAMLLGLIVIAGVTSVFLANQRTYRTNQALGDVQDGSRIAFELMARDIRNAGLNPCNNGDRMANVLNNSGTDWWANWANALRGYSGNQGDPATGGVFGTAAGQRVAGTDSVQVLGAIDDGMSVAEDKEPAANFKLNDKTTNLQSGDIVIVCDPDHAVMVQISNYNNNTVTFVHNTGNTVNPGNCSKGLGYPSDCSSTNGNLYQFGNNSQIAKLGAADWYIGNNPVQGRSLYRVALSAPDAKENVFLGTPQEMVRDVTDMTIRYHAKGDAAFVAASSIANWAVVDAVQVKLTLQSADQRAGTDVKPLTRTFTATTTVRNRVN; encoded by the coding sequence ATGATCCGCCGTGGCGCGGCCCGTCACATGCCCAAGTCGATGAAGCCGCTTGCCGGTTTCACCCTGATCGAACTGATGGTCGCGATGCTGCTTGGCCTGATCGTCATCGCCGGCGTGACCAGCGTGTTCCTGGCCAACCAGCGCACCTACCGCACCAATCAGGCGCTCGGCGACGTGCAGGACGGTTCGCGCATCGCATTCGAGCTGATGGCGCGCGACATCCGCAATGCTGGGCTCAACCCGTGCAACAACGGCGACCGCATGGCCAACGTGCTCAACAACAGCGGTACCGACTGGTGGGCGAACTGGGCCAATGCCCTGCGTGGCTACAGCGGCAACCAGGGTGACCCGGCGACGGGAGGCGTGTTCGGCACCGCCGCGGGCCAGCGGGTCGCCGGCACCGATTCCGTGCAGGTCCTCGGCGCGATCGACGACGGCATGAGCGTGGCGGAAGACAAGGAGCCGGCGGCGAACTTCAAGCTCAACGACAAGACCACCAACCTGCAGTCCGGCGACATCGTCATCGTGTGCGATCCCGACCATGCGGTGATGGTGCAGATCAGCAACTACAACAACAACACCGTCACCTTCGTGCACAACACCGGCAACACGGTCAACCCCGGCAACTGCTCGAAGGGCCTGGGCTACCCCAGCGACTGCAGCAGCACCAACGGCAACCTCTACCAGTTCGGCAACAACTCGCAGATCGCCAAGCTGGGCGCCGCCGACTGGTACATCGGCAACAATCCAGTCCAGGGACGCTCCCTGTACCGGGTTGCGCTGTCCGCCCCTGACGCGAAGGAAAACGTGTTTCTCGGCACGCCGCAGGAAATGGTGCGTGACGTCACTGACATGACCATCCGCTACCACGCGAAGGGCGATGCCGCGTTCGTGGCCGCCAGCTCGATCGCCAATTGGGCCGTGGTCGATGCCGTGCAGGTCAAGCTAACGCTGCAAAGCGCCGACCAGCGCGCCGGCACCGACGTCAAGCCGCTGACGCGCACCTTCACCGCCACCACCACCGTGCGCAACCGGGTGAACTGA
- the pilV gene encoding type IV pilus modification protein PilV has protein sequence MPRIVAQSGVGLIEVLIAVLVLSIAFLGIAALQAMSLSTNNSAMARSMVTVASYSILDAMRADIGGARNGDYNTSTPIAANACPAASGSLASVQLNQWCSQGLGNKSLGAVASTTGSIACTAVGTASADCTVTITFDDSRAGVGGTNQQQVVTRAML, from the coding sequence ATGCCGCGTATCGTGGCGCAGTCCGGCGTCGGCCTGATCGAGGTGCTGATCGCCGTGCTGGTGCTGTCCATCGCCTTCCTCGGCATCGCCGCGCTGCAGGCCATGTCGCTCTCCACCAACAACAGCGCGATGGCGCGCAGCATGGTCACGGTCGCCAGCTATTCGATCCTGGATGCGATGCGTGCGGACATCGGTGGTGCCCGCAACGGCGACTACAACACGTCCACGCCGATTGCAGCCAACGCCTGCCCGGCGGCAAGCGGTTCCCTGGCCAGCGTCCAGCTCAACCAGTGGTGCAGCCAGGGGCTCGGCAACAAGAGCCTGGGCGCAGTCGCCAGCACCACCGGCAGCATCGCCTGCACGGCCGTCGGTACGGCCAGCGCCGACTGCACCGTCACCATCACGTTCGACGACAGCAGGGCGGGCGTAGGCGGCACCAACCAACAGCAAGTCGTCACCAGGGCCATGCTATGA
- a CDS encoding GspH/FimT family pseudopilin, translated as MQVLSRQRGVSLIETRKPKNLGGRSLECGSVRVAARRRERGFTLVELLITMAVALVLIMIAVPSFKSLTLSNKLNTTANDIINAVHVARMEAVKRNANTQLCSNSASANTTTDALGTKCGTEVGAVYAMAGTTPSQVLAGTVGITGAVQLKGDVKAIRFGGQGLGQAVGTTSPYSGTVADICTSQMSTNNHRVITMTAGSILVSTPSSGACP; from the coding sequence ATGCAAGTCTTGTCGCGTCAGCGAGGCGTCTCGCTGATCGAAACGCGTAAGCCGAAGAATCTCGGCGGTCGCTCGCTGGAGTGCGGATCGGTACGGGTCGCGGCGCGGCGGCGCGAGCGCGGCTTCACCCTGGTCGAGCTGCTGATCACCATGGCCGTGGCCCTGGTGCTGATCATGATCGCGGTGCCGAGTTTCAAGTCACTGACGCTTTCCAACAAGCTCAACACCACCGCCAACGACATCATCAATGCGGTCCACGTGGCGCGGATGGAAGCGGTCAAGCGCAACGCGAATACCCAGTTGTGCAGCAACTCGGCCAGTGCCAACACCACGACCGATGCGTTGGGCACCAAGTGTGGCACTGAGGTCGGCGCGGTCTACGCCATGGCGGGCACGACACCCTCTCAGGTACTGGCTGGCACAGTCGGCATCACCGGGGCCGTGCAGCTGAAGGGCGACGTGAAGGCGATCCGTTTCGGAGGGCAGGGGCTGGGGCAGGCCGTCGGTACCACGAGCCCCTACAGCGGTACGGTGGCCGACATTTGCACCAGCCAGATGAGCACCAACAACCATCGCGTGATCACGATGACGGCCGGCTCGATCCTCGTGTCCACCCCCAGTTCGGGAGCCTGCCCGTGA